The nucleotide sequence taatagtaaaattatttaaactgTGGAATACCACAAATGTGTACTATAAAACATGTCACGCCCTAGgatgctttataaaaaaatgtcggAGTACTAAGCTCTTGCtatcaaaaacactgtattgtattacattgtAATGGAATAAATTATgcctgcaaaaaaaaacaattgtataTAAAACTAGCCTGAAATCTTTTATCGTTTTAAGATCATATGGTTTATTAAACTAAAGAGAAACATTCCAGTAATCCTAAACTTCTGACCAGTAGTGTATTTAGCAATATTCAGCGCTGTCAAACATAGTATGTATTGTAGTTTATATAATTAATGTACCTTAATTATATAATGAAACAACTGTGATATTCCACAATACTGCAATTTGAGAACATCCTTGTCTGAAGGATGACTGAATCTAGTTTAGTTCGGTGATCGGATGGAAAGAGGCTAGATATTTTCTTCATAGAGGAGACACTTAAACTCTTTAATAAGATCCTTGAAGTCCACTCTTTCATCTGGGGCTTGACTCCAGCACCTGCGCATCAGACAGTACACCTGCACCCAGATAAAGCACATCTGTTTAACACTACCATGTGAACTCCAATTCTTTGAATGCAAGGTGATACAATTTTCTGTTCTCTACCTCCAGATTGTACTTATTGTAAGAAATAACTGTTAttgaacataaacaaaatgtagGACTTAATTTATAGTGTTACTGTGATGTTCAACTGTACACACATTTGAGTTTGGTTTTAACAAACTACTCTTTTGACCTCTTTGGTAAGCAAACATATTCAACAGAGCTTACCATATCAGGGCAGGACTCGGGTCTCGGCATTCTCCATCCTTCCTCAAGAGCACACACAAGTCTGGCCATGGTCATCTGCCCATGCGAGCGGCCGATCATCTTTATGAATATCTTTTTGACACGCAAGAGAGATTCAGCGAAATCACAAATCGACAAGAATTAGGAAATCTGTCTTGATGATTAtcaaaagtgacatttttaaccttggtgtttataataaacattactGGGCTTCTCAAGTTTCTTACCTGAGGAGGGCTTCTCTCACGGTCACAATAGGTCATAAGCTCATATAACGTGACCCCAAACGACCAAACATCGGACGCTTTGTAGAATTTACGCATTTTCAGACATTCAGGAGCGTACCTACACAGAACACACAACCAATGTTTAGTTGATCTTCTTAACAAATGGTGTAAAGTATACTTTGGATATATTGTTTACAAAGTTAAGTGATAGGGTTGTTTATGTTGGAATTATTTAGTAGTTCATAAACAGAGGTACAAATTTTGTGCATCAAGTGCATCATATTCATGAAATGTGCCATAGAACATCAAATgttgaaagaaatgaatgacCCTTTACCAGTACACAGGACTGTCCTGTTCCTCAGTCACTGTATAATAGTCCTTATCTTCTTTGATGCTTTTAGTCAGACCGAAGTCTCCGATCTTAACCAGAGTCTCGTTCTCCACTAACACGTTTCTCGCTGCCAGGTCTCTGTGGATGTAGTTTTGAGATCCCAGGTACTCCATACcctgataaacacacaaaaaaggaaccagaatattaatatatttgtctAGATGTATTAACACACTGCGccaaaatgtataattctaGCTTCAAGTAATGTATTAGTAATTTTTTTGTTGGATAAAGTAGCTGTTGTTCTTATATATTACCTGACATATTTGATAAGCATAAAGCAGCAGTCTCTTCTGGTCGATGGTGGATTTGTTGCGGGGCAGGTAATCTTTCAAACTACCGGCGGGCAAGTATTCCATAATGAGCTTAATGTTCATCCCTCCTGAGTAACACACATTTATTGCAAGcaataagtttgtatttatatatatatatttaaccgTGGTATACAGCAAAAAGTgccttgtgtgtgcgtgcattcCTGACTCACCCTCATCGTTGCATATGCCTTTGTATTTCACAATGTTCTCATGAAAGAGGTTTCTAATGGTGTTGATCTCTCTCCTCAGATTGTTGCTCTCATTTTCGGATTTCAGGGATTTGGCAGCGACCAGCTCACCCGTCTCATCTCCATTAGGATCGTACAGACATAGCTCCACCATCCCAAAGTTACCCTGCACAATATTCAAAGGATTGGTAAAAAATGCAATGTCTGTTAAGCTTTTTAGACATTTAGGCGGTACACAACAAGTCCAGCACCTCTCCAAGTCTTCGGATTTTCTTGAGGAATCTCCTCTTGAAATCGGTGGGGTCCGTCTCCTGTGGAGAAATTTCTCCAGATACAAGTTCTGTAAAATGGAGATTCATGTTTatcatattttgtatattacatCATATATTATACTccttataataatatatgtaatatattaatatttaatataatatataatattttatctaATAATAGATTGATGTGATGGATACCCTGCTCGCGCTGCTCTTTAATGCGGTCCAGCTCTCGCACTACGGCTCTAAAGAACGGTCTCTTCCTGGGGTCATAATTCATACACTGAGTGATTAGATCAGCCAGTTCACAGATGCTGGGAGAGACCAGTGTGCCAGACACCTTGTAGAATCTCTCTTTCTAAAGGCACACACAATAATgtatcattaaaaataattttaaaattataCTATGTTTGTGGcagtgttttaataaaaaacacagcagTAATAGAAACTAATTCTTCATTTCCTTATTACAGTAAGTGATCCAGAAAGATTCAATTACCTCAGAGAGTTTCTTGTCACACAGCGGCAGCTCTCCATTGTAGCAGATTTCCCATAGAGTGGTCCCAAAGCCCCATTTGTCTGCTGCAATGCTCAGTGCTTTGGGATTATAAACACACTCCGGTGCGATCCAAGGGATCCTGTCAATGCACTCTATCCACAGAAACGTGAGTAATGAAAAATCTTTGTGTTAGAACCATCAACATTGATTGACTGTTACAACAAGGGGTGTAAAATGCATTGAGCTTTTCCTCTGAGGTCGATGCCATTACCATGGGAAAATTCAATACAATAGTCAGCCATAGTAGtataaaatgaattatgtgATCATTTCTTACAACAAAATGTCGTTTTTAATGCAATTAATTTTTCTCTGCAAATATTCACTAGACTatagtatttgtattttaacttTGATGCCTCTCCTACTGTAAGAAAGAGGAACATATCAACGTATAATTGACATATTCAAGTATAATTTAGGCTACCAAatctatttaaatacaatacagGTCAAACATACAGAATATGTACAAATGTGTGTTACCTGCTATGTTGAGCATAGTGATGGCCACTCCAGGATCGCTCAGTTTAATGAATGGACCAACATGTTCCTTTAGACCATCCCGTTTTAACAGAACATTCTTTGCACAGACGTAGCCATGGGTCAGCTTCTTATCCTCCTGCATGACATAATGAGACAGAAACATCAGATCCCATTACATCCTAAAGTGAATAAGAACTTTAAATACCACATGTAAAGATTACATTTAGTAGCATTATAATAAAGTTGAATCCCATCCCCATTTACAGCTTTTCTgagaaacacataaaaagtTTGACAGgtggaaatacattttaaatctcTTACCAAATAACTTAGGACACTGGCAAGTTGCTCTGCCACTTGAAACTTCCATTCGGGTGTGAGGTCCGAGCGATACTTTCTCATGAACACATCCAAAGGGCCGTGCTGAACGAACTCTTCTACCATTATGACTAAACAAAGCATGAGCCATGACAACTTCATCACCTCCGCATTCACAGGTTTGCTCAAAATGATCATTCTCTCCCCTACATACATTTTCTATGCAACAATACACAACACCCAACACCCCATGTCAAGTACTATtgacattttcttcagaaaaggaaaaaatgcaGCTTTgcaagttaaagggatagttcaccaaaaaattaaaattccgtcatcatttactcacctcaatttcatttcaaaccagcatgactttctttcatgactttcaacagaaaagaagatatttgaaagaatctTGGTAACTTAACAacctattcacttgcattggttttgcatttatacaatagaagtaaatgggttacggcattcttcaaaatatcttctttttgtgatctgcagaagaaataaagtcatacaggcttgaaatgactagaggatgagtaaatgatgacagaaatgtttgggtgaaatatccctttaatattaatGATATGATGATCTTATAAAGTGTTTAACTCTAACAGTTCTGACAGGTAATGTCTGATTTTCGCCCCCTGTTGAAAGGTACACTTACTGTCCATGCTTTGCATGAATATTCCATACATCAGAACCATGTGTTTATGGGATATTTGCCGCATTATGGTCACTGTGTCCAAAAAGGCCTAAAAAAAGCAGAGTGGTATTTGTGACCGCTGTTACACAGTCATATAATTACTTGTGTGACATAAGTGTGCCTGTCACTTACAGAAATGTCCTTGGATCCTGCCCCTAGCTCCTTCAGGACCACACTGACCTCCTTACAGACTGTAAAcccttcatcatcttcattctTTAACTTCAGCTTCCCAGCATATATGTTAGTGTGGGTGCCTTGACCCAGGTGTGTCTCCTGTTTTACAAACACCAGCATTAATAAAACGGACCTTTTGTCCAAGTTGGTAACtatgacaaaaaaactgaatacCAAAAAAGGTATCCAAACAGGTTTAGTTTTATTCACATTATGCAAATTAGGACGAGTTTTTCAGACCTGGGTGATGTTCTCTTTGGGGATCAAGACAACGTCCTCGAAGAAAGAAGGCGGTGAGTCCTGACTACTTGTAATGATGAGGTTTGAAAGCTCTGGAAATAAgcaaaaagaaatatatatattttaaaattcatgGTTTCTTAAGAATTACTATGAGTTTAGATGAACTGTTCCTTGGAGATATATTGTAAAGATCAATCACTATTGATGTGATAGATCTTAAcataataaattagttgtttatatatatataaatatatatatatatatatttaaattgcgCAAAACCAGATTATCAGGCTAGTTTTCCAGATCAAGTAATTTGCAATAGGCCTATACATCGATCTTTGGTTCTCTGTGTCATCCGATATGCCCTTGACAGTACCCGCACAAAGAGTAACACTGAGATTGATGGGAGCACTAACAAATAACTTCCTCCAGGTACCGTAGAGACTTTCTGTGCAGAAACATTAAGCTTTTGCACAGAAGAGTTAAAACTTTTGATAGACGATCAAGGTGATAAACCTTAGGCTATATGAATCCTACATCAGTATGTCAGCTCTAATGATACTACCTCTTGGTTGTGGTGGACATCCACGTTTAAGTTTCAGGCGGCTGTGATCTGTTGTGAGAAGCTGTCCGGACAGGTGGTCCATCAGCTCTCTGAGAGTAGGCTTCACTACATCTGTCCCAGTCATGTGGAAGCTCTGTGGATTCACTTCGATCTGAAAGTTCTTGAAGGTTTTGGTGGAGTTTTCCCCCtagaatatattttgattaatttcGATTATTCAgagtaaaaatgtgtatataaatatttaaaattttaccTATATTTGAATTATTACATATACCTGTTTTCATATACtatatacagctgcagaaaaatg is from Triplophysa dalaica isolate WHDGS20190420 chromosome 3, ASM1584641v1, whole genome shotgun sequence and encodes:
- the LOC130418263 gene encoding tyrosine-protein kinase JAK1-like, with the translated sequence MASVILQGLEVHFYLPDKHQIICLSGRFTAEELCVEAAKKLNITPLCSSLFALYDESSNIWYPPKYSFNIDETTRLKLYYRIRFYFTNWHGISKTSPPVFRHHLKSEAGSAGTAVLDIPSLEYLYAQSQCDFYNGLAPLRKARDEFDLQQIENECLGMAVMAISHHGVEKDISVSELLKNFEYKNYIPRALHKSMRQRNILTQLRISHVFKMFLKEFNEKTVKGKNIHTHDLKVKYICTLETLTQHFGQEVFQPSSLIILENEEMLTDSSCEAGVQYEILVSGISGIHWRKVSTETSLDPWKRKSKRGKKDTKKQSITPDPDVGEDRWTLFSDFHEIMHIVIKCSVVSIYRQDDRKMELCLASHGEALSFASLVDGYFRLRVDAHHFLCRDVAPVSMEMNIQEGCHGPMNSEYSVHKLKQEGYEEGMYLLRWSSFDYDHILMTVICKEGENSTKTFKNFQIEVNPQSFHMTGTDVVKPTLRELMDHLSGQLLTTDHSRLKLKRGCPPQPRELSNLIITSSQDSPPSFFEDVVLIPKENITQETHLGQGTHTNIYAGKLKLKNEDDEGFTVCKEVSVVLKELGAGSKDISAFLDTVTIMRQISHKHMVLMYGIFMQSMDIIMVEEFVQHGPLDVFMRKYRSDLTPEWKFQVAEQLASVLSYLEDKKLTHGYVCAKNVLLKRDGLKEHVGPFIKLSDPGVAITMLNIAECIDRIPWIAPECVYNPKALSIAADKWGFGTTLWEICYNGELPLCDKKLSEKERFYKVSGTLVSPSICELADLITQCMNYDPRKRPFFRAVVRELDRIKEQREQELVSGEISPQETDPTDFKRRFLKKIRRLGEGNFGMVELCLYDPNGDETGELVAAKSLKSENESNNLRREINTIRNLFHENIVKYKGICNDEGGMNIKLIMEYLPAGSLKDYLPRNKSTIDQKRLLLYAYQICQGMEYLGSQNYIHRDLAARNVLVENETLVKIGDFGLTKSIKEDKDYYTVTEEQDSPVYWYAPECLKMRKFYKASDVWSFGVTLYELMTYCDRERSPPQIFIKMIGRSHGQMTMARLVCALEEGWRMPRPESCPDMVYCLMRRCWSQAPDERVDFKDLIKEFKCLLYEENI